A single region of the Legionella oakridgensis ATCC 33761 = DSM 21215 genome encodes:
- a CDS encoding type II secretion system F family protein, whose amino-acid sequence MPEFQYSARDRQGKSVSGKRIALSAEELAGQLQSESLIPIEIIQAVKKTEKKPVTWKIPQFFKPHVPLDELQMLCRQMYTVLKAGVPIGIAVARLAETTRNKTLSDALQTILTSLNEGHSLSISLSQFPTIFSSFLLI is encoded by the coding sequence ATGCCGGAATTTCAATACAGCGCTCGAGATAGACAGGGTAAATCTGTCAGTGGCAAGCGAATTGCTTTATCGGCAGAGGAGTTGGCTGGACAATTACAAAGCGAATCCCTGATTCCCATTGAAATTATTCAAGCTGTAAAAAAAACTGAAAAGAAGCCCGTGACTTGGAAAATACCGCAGTTTTTTAAACCCCATGTGCCTCTTGATGAACTGCAAATGTTATGCCGCCAAATGTATACCGTGCTTAAAGCAGGCGTTCCTATTGGTATTGCGGTCGCACGTCTTGCGGAAACCACGCGCAATAAGACTTTATCTGATGCATTACAGACTATTCTGACCAGTTTGAATGAAGGGCATAGTCTATCGATTTCCTTAAGCCAATTTCCAACTATTTTTTCTTCTTTTTTGTTAATCTAG